In Citrus sinensis cultivar Valencia sweet orange chromosome 4, DVS_A1.0, whole genome shotgun sequence, one DNA window encodes the following:
- the LOC102625281 gene encoding protein SIEVE ELEMENT OCCLUSION C isoform X2, translating to MYIFQVSDEYGDAFAMNNASNIEVVGSQEPLGHTICKIAREILCKCSGEGDLHKRTMIVFDLVGNYRWDAKVVLVLAAFATSYGEFWLIMQLYPRNLLAVSVAMLKQLPCNVSMLKPRFKALSLLVKAMVEVTKCIIEFEGLPIAHLMMDKEMISTTKSHIFIAAYWVIRSSLNCSSHINDLIAMKSENPNSNAIAAWELSSFVSRLSSICSHLRRQVDACRQQTETKLHQKLVDLLKESQIDNQEVLHVLFALKNDFPLKDCSTQAKLGVSELKDKVVILLVSKPELLPLEKLFLLVHQTYDHPHNKNLEESYKIVWVPISSSETWTDVEERNFELFSCSLPWYSVRQPQLLNSAVVNLIKQEWNFKEEPIMVVLDSQGMVTNSNALDMVLIWGARGYPFSVTREIELWQEEDWTLPLMIDEIHPLLNKWVEEGRNICLYGSENKDWIIEFNAKMMEIRRLGLQVDMVFVGVKNPSEQVRNVLATINQEMHTTLLSFTEIQFFWYRLESIRKSKLRLGKVADTDHTLREVSALLNTEDSDNGWAVFGKGWPPDIVRLQGMQLMECLNLFPDWGGNVARRGLVGAIRNALGLAVSSEPCSHPNVLHYAEGSREGIVVCEKCKRLLKMFVVYE from the exons ATGTACATTTTTCAGGTTTCTGATGAATATGGTGATGCCTTTGCGATGAATAATGCAAGCAATATTGAAGTTGTTGGATCACAAGAACCATTGGGGCACACCATCTGTAAAATTGCACGCGAG ATACTCTGCAAGTGTTCTGGAGAAGGGGATTTACACAAAAGGACCATGATCGTGTTTGATTTGGTAGGAAATTATAGGTGGGATGCAAAAGTGGTTTTAGTACTTGCAGCATTTGCAACCAGCTATGGTGAATTCTGGCTTATAATGCAGCTATATCCTCGAAACCTCTTGGCGGTTTCAGTTGCCATGCTCAAGCAATTGCCTTGCAATGTAAGCATGCTGAAGCCTCGATTTAAGGCCTTAAGCTTGCTGGTTAAGGCAATGGTTGAggtgacaaaatgtatcatcGAATTTGAGGGACTACCGATTGCACATTTAATGATGGATAAAGAGATGATTTCCACTACAAAGTCCCACATCTTCATAGCAGCTTACTGGGTCATAAGAAGCTCCTTGAATTGCTCTTCTCATATCAATGACCTGATAGCCATGAAATCAGA GAATCCAAATTCAAATGCAATTGCAGCATGGGAGCTCTCAAGTTTTGTAAGTAGGTTAAGCAGCATTTGCAGTCACCTCAGGCGACAAGTGGACGCATGTCGTCAACAAACAG AGACGAAGTTGCATCAGAAGCTTGTAGACCTTTTAAAGGAGTCCCAAATAGACAACCAAGAGGTTCTTCATGTTTTATTTGCTTTGAAGAATGACTTCCCACTTAAGGATTGTTCCACGCAAGCAAAG CTAGGCGTGTCTGAATTGAAAGACAAGGTGGTTATACTTTTGGTTTCAAAGCCAGAGCTTCTTCCTTTGGAGAAATTATTCTTGTTGGTTCACCAAACATATGATCATCCCCACAACAAGAACCTAGAGGAAAGTTATAAAATTGTGTGGGTTCCCATTTCTTCTTCGGAAACGTGGACTGATGTTGAAGAGAGAAACTTCGAGTTGTTCTCGTGCTCTTTGCCATGGTATTCAGTTCGACAACCACAGTTACTGAACTCAGCTGTGGTAAACTTGATAAAACAAGAGTGGAACTTCAAGGAAGAGCCTATCATGGTAGTGTTGGACTCACAAGGAATGGTTACTAATTCAAATGCACTTGATATGGTACTAATATGGGGTGCTAGAGGTTATCCATTTTCGGTTACTAGAGAAATTGAGCTTTGGCAAGAGGAGGACTGGACGTTGCCACTTATGATTGATGAAATCCATCCCCTTTTAAACAAATGG GTTGAAGAAGGCAGAAATATTTGCCTCTATGGAAGCGAAAACAAGGACTGGATAATAGAATTCAATGCTAAAATGATGGAAATTAGAAGGCTCGGCTTGCAAGTTGATATGGTGTTTGTTGGTGTCAAGAACCCAAGTGAGCAAGTGAGAAATGTTTTAGCTACCATCAATCAAGAAATGCATACTACTTTACTCTCCTTTACAGAAATACAATTCTTCTGGTATCGGTTGGAGagtataagaaaatcaaaactcCGACTAGGAAAAGTGGCAGACACAGATCATACTCTCAGAGAGGTGTCAGCATTGCTGAATACAGAAGACAGTGACAATGGTTGGGCTGTATTTGGAAAAGGGTGGCCACCAGATATTGTGAGGCTTCAAGGAATGCAGCTCATGGAATGCTTGAACCTGTTTCCAGATTGGGGTGGAAATGTGGCAAGGCGTGGTTTAGTTGGTGCAATTAGAAATGCACTTGGACTAGCTGTTTCTTCAGAACCCTGCAGTCATCCTAATGTTCTACATTATGCTGAGGGATCACGAGAAGGAATTGTAGTATGTGAAAAATGTAAGCGCCTCTTGAAAATGTTTGTAGTCTatgaataa
- the LOC102625281 gene encoding protein SIEVE ELEMENT OCCLUSION C isoform X1, translating to MNQMRPYKFFFAMASKVGLCIIPSMYDKYHSLVTSSYNIPTNVQLCFWFSIRLAMNSLPAQHLRPHSISSMQDDVLIKELFLSHDPDGRRLDSEQVLRAMENIMCYATASEVPVSDEYGDAFAMNNASNIEVVGSQEPLGHTICKIAREILCKCSGEGDLHKRTMIVFDLVGNYRWDAKVVLVLAAFATSYGEFWLIMQLYPRNLLAVSVAMLKQLPCNVSMLKPRFKALSLLVKAMVEVTKCIIEFEGLPIAHLMMDKEMISTTKSHIFIAAYWVIRSSLNCSSHINDLIAMKSENPNSNAIAAWELSSFVSRLSSICSHLRRQVDACRQQTETKLHQKLVDLLKESQIDNQEVLHVLFALKNDFPLKDCSTQAKLGVSELKDKVVILLVSKPELLPLEKLFLLVHQTYDHPHNKNLEESYKIVWVPISSSETWTDVEERNFELFSCSLPWYSVRQPQLLNSAVVNLIKQEWNFKEEPIMVVLDSQGMVTNSNALDMVLIWGARGYPFSVTREIELWQEEDWTLPLMIDEIHPLLNKWVEEGRNICLYGSENKDWIIEFNAKMMEIRRLGLQVDMVFVGVKNPSEQVRNVLATINQEMHTTLLSFTEIQFFWYRLESIRKSKLRLGKVADTDHTLREVSALLNTEDSDNGWAVFGKGWPPDIVRLQGMQLMECLNLFPDWGGNVARRGLVGAIRNALGLAVSSEPCSHPNVLHYAEGSREGIVVCEKCKRLLKMFVVYE from the exons ATGAATCAGATGCGACcgtataaatttttttttgccatGGCAAGCAAAGTAGGCTTATGCATCATTCCATCAATGTATGATAAATATCACAGTTTGGTAACAAGCTCATATAACATCCCAACTAATGTACAGCTCTGCTTTTGGTTCTCCATCCGATTGGCCATGAACTCACTTCCAGCTCAACACCTGCGGCCCCATTCCATATCATCTATGCAAGATGATGTTCTAATAAAGGAACTCTTTCTAAGCCATGACCCTGACGGTCGTCGCCTTGATTCTGAGCAGGTGCTTCGTGCGATGGAGAATATCATGTGTTATGCTACGGCATCAGAAGTGCCT GTTTCTGATGAATATGGTGATGCCTTTGCGATGAATAATGCAAGCAATATTGAAGTTGTTGGATCACAAGAACCATTGGGGCACACCATCTGTAAAATTGCACGCGAG ATACTCTGCAAGTGTTCTGGAGAAGGGGATTTACACAAAAGGACCATGATCGTGTTTGATTTGGTAGGAAATTATAGGTGGGATGCAAAAGTGGTTTTAGTACTTGCAGCATTTGCAACCAGCTATGGTGAATTCTGGCTTATAATGCAGCTATATCCTCGAAACCTCTTGGCGGTTTCAGTTGCCATGCTCAAGCAATTGCCTTGCAATGTAAGCATGCTGAAGCCTCGATTTAAGGCCTTAAGCTTGCTGGTTAAGGCAATGGTTGAggtgacaaaatgtatcatcGAATTTGAGGGACTACCGATTGCACATTTAATGATGGATAAAGAGATGATTTCCACTACAAAGTCCCACATCTTCATAGCAGCTTACTGGGTCATAAGAAGCTCCTTGAATTGCTCTTCTCATATCAATGACCTGATAGCCATGAAATCAGA GAATCCAAATTCAAATGCAATTGCAGCATGGGAGCTCTCAAGTTTTGTAAGTAGGTTAAGCAGCATTTGCAGTCACCTCAGGCGACAAGTGGACGCATGTCGTCAACAAACAG AGACGAAGTTGCATCAGAAGCTTGTAGACCTTTTAAAGGAGTCCCAAATAGACAACCAAGAGGTTCTTCATGTTTTATTTGCTTTGAAGAATGACTTCCCACTTAAGGATTGTTCCACGCAAGCAAAG CTAGGCGTGTCTGAATTGAAAGACAAGGTGGTTATACTTTTGGTTTCAAAGCCAGAGCTTCTTCCTTTGGAGAAATTATTCTTGTTGGTTCACCAAACATATGATCATCCCCACAACAAGAACCTAGAGGAAAGTTATAAAATTGTGTGGGTTCCCATTTCTTCTTCGGAAACGTGGACTGATGTTGAAGAGAGAAACTTCGAGTTGTTCTCGTGCTCTTTGCCATGGTATTCAGTTCGACAACCACAGTTACTGAACTCAGCTGTGGTAAACTTGATAAAACAAGAGTGGAACTTCAAGGAAGAGCCTATCATGGTAGTGTTGGACTCACAAGGAATGGTTACTAATTCAAATGCACTTGATATGGTACTAATATGGGGTGCTAGAGGTTATCCATTTTCGGTTACTAGAGAAATTGAGCTTTGGCAAGAGGAGGACTGGACGTTGCCACTTATGATTGATGAAATCCATCCCCTTTTAAACAAATGG GTTGAAGAAGGCAGAAATATTTGCCTCTATGGAAGCGAAAACAAGGACTGGATAATAGAATTCAATGCTAAAATGATGGAAATTAGAAGGCTCGGCTTGCAAGTTGATATGGTGTTTGTTGGTGTCAAGAACCCAAGTGAGCAAGTGAGAAATGTTTTAGCTACCATCAATCAAGAAATGCATACTACTTTACTCTCCTTTACAGAAATACAATTCTTCTGGTATCGGTTGGAGagtataagaaaatcaaaactcCGACTAGGAAAAGTGGCAGACACAGATCATACTCTCAGAGAGGTGTCAGCATTGCTGAATACAGAAGACAGTGACAATGGTTGGGCTGTATTTGGAAAAGGGTGGCCACCAGATATTGTGAGGCTTCAAGGAATGCAGCTCATGGAATGCTTGAACCTGTTTCCAGATTGGGGTGGAAATGTGGCAAGGCGTGGTTTAGTTGGTGCAATTAGAAATGCACTTGGACTAGCTGTTTCTTCAGAACCCTGCAGTCATCCTAATGTTCTACATTATGCTGAGGGATCACGAGAAGGAATTGTAGTATGTGAAAAATGTAAGCGCCTCTTGAAAATGTTTGTAGTCTatgaataa